CCCATCAAAACAAAAGATGGTTTGGTCTACCGATATAAAGACCGTAACGGATATATGCGACAAGCGGCAAACGAGCGCTTTGCACTTCCCGATGGTGATACATGGCGACGAATTTACGACAGAATTGTAATTAGGAAAAAATAATATGAAAATCGAACTGAACAACATCAAAGTACGCGAGGTATTCAACGGATACAAGGATAGTGACGAGGAGGGTGTTATTGCGTATGGCGGAAATCTCGATATCCGCCCAAAGTATCAGCGTGAATTCGTGTATAAGCCAGAACAGCGTAATCAGGTTATCAAAACCATTCTGCGGGGCTATCCAGACGGCGATGCATACTTCCCACTGAATACGATGTATTGGCTCAAAACAGACAAAGATACTTTTGAAGTGATTGACGGTCAGCAGCGCACACTCTCAATTTGCCAATATATAAATGGCGATTTCAGCATTGATGAAAAATATTTTCATAGTTTAAACAAGACAGAACAGGAATATATCTTCGAATACCCATTGCAGGTATATATCTGTACAGGAAGCGACAAAGAGCGACTTGAATGGTTTGAAATAATCAACACTGCTGGCGAAATTTTAACACCGCAAGAACTACGCAATGCAAACTATACCGGAGAATGGCTCACCGACGCGAAGCGTTGGTTTTCTAAAAGCGGCGCTCCTGCGTATCGCATTGGTCAAGATTATGTAAAAGGATCACCTATTCGCCAAGAATATTTAGAAAAAGCGTTGAAATGGATATCTGCACGAGACTACGGTGAAGAAAACCCTGCGGAGTACATGTCTAAGCATCAGCACGATGAGAATGCGAACGCATTGTGGGAATACTTCCAGAGTGTGATTGAGTGGGTACAAAACACTTTTCCAAACTATCGCAAAGAAATGGCAAGCGTGAATTGGGGAGAGCTGTACAATCAATTCAAAGACAAGAAGCTTAATCCCACTAAACTCGAAGACGAGATTTCAAAATTAATGCAAGACGAGGATGTCAGCAACAAGACTGGTATTTATCCGTATGTACTAACACGCCAAGAAAGACACCTTTCAATCCGAGCATTTAACGACAAAATGAAGCGTGAGGCGTACGAGAGACAGAAAGGAATCTGCGTAAAATGCACGGAACATTTCGAGATAGAAGAAATGGAAGCTGATCACATTACCCCGTGGCATGAGGGCGGTAAAACGACCGCGGCGAATTGTCAGATGCTGTGCAAGGACGATAACCGGACTAAATCTGGTAAATAAACTTATGATGGAAGACCAGCAAAACAACCGAGGGTCTGAATGGAGTAAATGGGACTTGCACGTTCATACACCATTTTCTCACACATCAGAGTACGCTGGTGCAACAGAAGAAGAAAAGTGGGATAATTTTATTAATGGCCTAGAGGCGTTGCCCAAAGATATAAAAGTAATCGGTATTAATGACTATCTGTTTCTAAATGGCTATAAAAAGGTAATAGAATACAAAAATGCTGGTAGGCTGAAAAATATAGATCTGATTTTGCCTGTCGTGGAGTTCAGATTAAAAGAATTTGTTGGTACAGATCAATTAAAAAAGATTAACTATCATGTTATTTTTGCTGAGCAAAATGTTCTCGACATTGATACCATAGAAGCACAGTTTTTGTCTTGCTTTAGATCATCGTGCAATCTCGATGAGAATGATGTAAACGGCACCACTTGGGGTGGTGTTGTTACAAAGGAAAGCCTAATTGATCTTGGTAAGCACATATACGACGCCACGCCAGCGGG
The window above is part of the bacterium genome. Proteins encoded here:
- a CDS encoding DUF262 domain-containing protein; translation: MKIELNNIKVREVFNGYKDSDEEGVIAYGGNLDIRPKYQREFVYKPEQRNQVIKTILRGYPDGDAYFPLNTMYWLKTDKDTFEVIDGQQRTLSICQYINGDFSIDEKYFHSLNKTEQEYIFEYPLQVYICTGSDKERLEWFEIINTAGEILTPQELRNANYTGEWLTDAKRWFSKSGAPAYRIGQDYVKGSPIRQEYLEKALKWISARDYGEENPAEYMSKHQHDENANALWEYFQSVIEWVQNTFPNYRKEMASVNWGELYNQFKDKKLNPTKLEDEISKLMQDEDVSNKTGIYPYVLTRQERHLSIRAFNDKMKREAYERQKGICVKCTEHFEIEEMEADHITPWHEGGKTTAANCQMLCKDDNRTKSGK